A window from Streptomyces sp. NBC_00335 encodes these proteins:
- a CDS encoding LacI family DNA-binding transcriptional regulator produces MKDVAARAGVGLKTVSRVVNGEPGVTPDTEKRVQEAIDALGFRRNDSARVLRKGRTATVGLVLEDLSDPFYGPLNRAVEEVARAHGALLINGSSDEDPERERELALALCARRVDGLVVIPAGNDHRYLEPEIRAGVATVFVDRPAGRIDADVVLSDSFGGAVNGVAHLIAGGHRRIGFIGDQPHIHTATERLRGYRAAMADAGLPVDGAWVSLGTTAPERVSAAARAMLSGPEPVTALFAGNNRVTVTAVRVLASLPRPVALVGFDDFELADLLNPGITVIAQDAAALGRVATDRLFQRLAGADLPPSRIELPTRLIPRGSGELPPAD; encoded by the coding sequence ATGAAGGACGTGGCGGCCCGGGCCGGCGTGGGCCTCAAAACGGTGTCACGCGTGGTCAACGGGGAGCCGGGGGTCACCCCGGACACCGAGAAGCGGGTCCAGGAGGCCATCGACGCGCTCGGTTTCCGCCGCAACGACAGCGCGCGCGTCCTGCGCAAGGGCCGTACCGCCACCGTCGGCTTGGTCCTGGAGGACCTCTCCGACCCCTTCTACGGGCCGCTCAACCGGGCCGTGGAAGAGGTGGCCCGCGCCCACGGCGCCCTGCTCATCAACGGCTCCAGCGACGAGGACCCCGAGCGCGAGCGGGAGTTGGCGCTCGCGCTGTGCGCCCGCCGGGTGGACGGGCTCGTGGTGATCCCGGCCGGGAACGACCACCGCTATCTGGAGCCGGAGATCCGGGCCGGGGTGGCCACGGTGTTCGTGGACCGCCCGGCGGGCCGGATCGACGCGGACGTGGTGCTGTCCGACAGCTTCGGGGGCGCCGTGAACGGGGTGGCGCACCTGATCGCGGGCGGCCACCGCCGGATCGGCTTCATCGGCGACCAGCCGCACATCCACACGGCGACCGAGCGACTGCGGGGCTACCGCGCGGCCATGGCGGACGCCGGCCTGCCGGTCGACGGGGCCTGGGTCTCGCTCGGCACGACGGCCCCGGAGCGGGTCTCGGCCGCCGCCCGGGCGATGTTGTCCGGGCCGGAGCCGGTCACGGCCCTCTTCGCGGGCAACAACCGCGTGACGGTCACGGCCGTACGCGTCCTCGCGTCCCTGCCCCGCCCGGTGGCCCTGGTCGGCTTCGACGACTTCGAACTGGCCGACCTGCTGAACCCCGGCATCACGGTCATCGCCCAGGACGCCGCGGCCCTGGGCCGCGTGGCCACGGACCGCCTCTTCCAGCGCCTGGCGGGCGCCGACCTCCCCCCGTCCCGCATCGAACTCCCCACCCGCCTGATCCCCCGCGGCTCGGGCGAGCTCCCGCCGGCCGACTGA
- a CDS encoding NUDIX hydrolase → MIVWINGTFGAGKSSTARELTGLLPESTLFDPEFIGDALRVLLPRKRLAEVSDYQDLPSWRRLVVDTAAAMLAELGGVLVVPMTLLRQEYRDEIFGGLAARRIAVRHVLLAPEETILRERIATREEPGSAADADLRVRQWAYDHIPAYQHALGWLAADAHVIDNGPLTVRETAERIAEAVRTGTARVCDIVQTPQPTRETVAAGVLLFDDADRVLLVDPTYKPGWEFPGGVVEAGEAPACAGVREVEEELGLVLERLPELLVVDWEPPGPPAGYGGLRLLFDGGRLSAAQTGRLRLPGPELRAWRFVTEEEAADLLPRVRYERLRWALRARERGRAAYLEAGRAVP, encoded by the coding sequence GTGATTGTCTGGATCAACGGCACCTTCGGCGCCGGGAAGAGCAGCACAGCGCGCGAGCTGACCGGCCTGCTGCCGGAGAGCACCTTGTTCGACCCGGAGTTCATCGGTGACGCGCTGCGCGTGCTGCTGCCGCGCAAACGCCTCGCGGAGGTGTCCGACTACCAGGACCTGCCGAGCTGGCGGCGGCTCGTCGTGGACACGGCGGCGGCGATGCTGGCGGAGCTGGGCGGGGTGCTGGTGGTCCCGATGACGCTGCTGCGGCAGGAGTACCGCGACGAGATCTTCGGCGGGCTCGCGGCGCGTCGGATCGCGGTGCGGCACGTGCTGCTCGCCCCGGAGGAAACGATCCTCCGGGAGCGGATCGCGACCCGGGAGGAGCCCGGGTCGGCGGCGGACGCGGACCTGCGGGTGCGGCAGTGGGCCTACGACCACATTCCGGCCTACCAGCACGCGCTGGGCTGGCTCGCGGCCGACGCGCACGTCATCGACAACGGGCCCCTGACCGTACGGGAGACGGCCGAGCGGATCGCCGAGGCCGTACGCACCGGCACGGCCCGGGTCTGCGACATCGTGCAGACCCCGCAGCCGACGCGCGAGACGGTCGCGGCCGGGGTGCTGCTCTTCGACGACGCGGACCGGGTGCTCCTGGTCGACCCGACGTACAAGCCGGGGTGGGAGTTCCCCGGCGGGGTCGTCGAGGCCGGGGAGGCCCCGGCGTGCGCGGGGGTACGGGAGGTCGAGGAGGAACTCGGGCTCGTACTGGAGCGCCTCCCCGAGCTCCTGGTCGTGGACTGGGAGCCGCCTGGGCCGCCGGCGGGCTACGGCGGCCTGCGGCTGCTGTTCGACGGGGGTCGGCTGTCGGCGGCGCAGACCGGGCGGCTGCGGCTGCCCGGACCGGAGCTGCGGGCCTGGCGGTTCGTGACGGAGGAGGAAGCGGCGGACCTGCTGCCGCGGGTGCGGTACGAGAGGCTCCGGTGGGCCCTGCGGGCCCGCGAACGGGGCCGGGCGGCGTACCTGGAGGCGGGACGGGCGGTTCCGTAG
- a CDS encoding MBL fold metallo-hydrolase, with the protein MDLVEVVLGRLHMLRFPIGQAYLWRDGEALTLIDAGHAGSADAIEGAIRSLGLMPERLERIVLTHCHRDHVGAAGELAVRWGAEVLAHALDAPVIRGEQPVPEPVLLDWELPLYAHGLTVPEAPPTRVDREVKDGEVLPFGDGAVVVHAPGHTPGSIGVHLPQHGVLFTGDCVAGVGQVILGVFNVDRARAVESMLRLAALAPAVACFGHGDPLTSDTAATLLAAAEAAAAARPSPTPTG; encoded by the coding sequence ATGGATCTCGTAGAAGTCGTACTCGGCCGCCTCCACATGCTCCGCTTCCCCATCGGCCAGGCCTACCTCTGGCGCGATGGTGAGGCCCTGACCCTGATCGACGCGGGCCACGCCGGTTCGGCGGACGCGATCGAAGGGGCGATACGTTCCCTCGGGCTGATGCCGGAGCGGCTGGAGCGGATCGTTCTGACCCACTGCCACCGCGATCACGTCGGAGCGGCGGGCGAACTCGCAGTGCGCTGGGGCGCGGAGGTACTGGCGCACGCGCTCGACGCGCCGGTGATCCGCGGCGAGCAGCCGGTCCCGGAGCCGGTCCTGCTGGACTGGGAACTCCCGCTGTACGCACACGGCCTGACGGTTCCCGAGGCCCCGCCGACCCGGGTGGACCGGGAGGTGAAGGACGGAGAGGTACTCCCCTTCGGCGACGGCGCGGTCGTCGTCCACGCTCCGGGTCACACCCCGGGCAGCATCGGCGTCCATCTCCCGCAGCACGGCGTGCTGTTCACGGGCGACTGCGTCGCCGGTGTCGGCCAGGTGATCCTCGGTGTCTTCAACGTGGACCGCGCCCGGGCCGTCGAGTCGATGCTCCGACTGGCCGCACTGGCCCCTGCGGTGGCCTGCTTCGGCCACGGCGACCCCCTGACCTCGGACACCGCGGCCACCCTCCTGGCGGCAGCGGAGGCGGCGGCCGCGGCTCGGCCTTCGCCCACCCCGACGGGCTGA
- a CDS encoding dipeptidase, giving the protein MPSHPIAETVASLMPRAKQELSELVAFQSVADWANFPQSESQAAANWVADALRAEGFQDVALLDTPDGTQSVYGYLPGPADAPTVLLYAHYDVQPPLDDAAWISPAFELTERNGRWYGRGTADCKGGFILHLLALRALKANGGVPVNVKVIVEGSEEQGTGGLQQYATAHPELLAADAVVIGDAGNFRTGLPTVTATLRGMCLLKVKIDTLGGNLHSGMFGGAAPDAMAALIQLLASLRAPDGSTTVDGLASDGVWEGLQYPEADYRSDAKVLDGVELIGEGTIADRLWSRPAVTVLAIDSPPLASATPSVHASAGALVSLRVPPGVDTAEAIKLLEAHLVAHTPWKARLELEVVGQGQPFQADTDSPAYASMAQAMKAAYPGQEMQISGMGGSIPLCNTLTELYPDAEMLLIGLSEPEAQIHAVNESVSPEELERLSVTEALFLVNYAESKRA; this is encoded by the coding sequence ATGCCGTCTCATCCGATCGCCGAGACCGTCGCCTCGCTGATGCCCCGCGCCAAGCAGGAGCTGTCCGAGCTGGTGGCTTTCCAGTCGGTGGCGGACTGGGCCAATTTCCCCCAGAGCGAGAGCCAGGCCGCCGCGAACTGGGTCGCCGACGCGCTGCGCGCCGAGGGCTTCCAGGACGTGGCGCTGCTCGACACCCCCGACGGCACCCAGTCGGTGTACGGGTACCTGCCCGGCCCGGCGGACGCCCCGACCGTCCTGCTGTACGCGCACTACGACGTGCAGCCCCCGCTGGACGACGCGGCCTGGATCTCCCCCGCCTTCGAGCTGACCGAGCGGAACGGCCGCTGGTACGGCCGCGGCACCGCCGACTGCAAGGGCGGGTTCATCCTGCACCTGCTCGCGCTGCGCGCCCTGAAGGCCAACGGCGGCGTCCCGGTGAACGTGAAGGTGATCGTCGAGGGTTCGGAGGAGCAGGGCACCGGCGGTCTCCAGCAGTACGCGACGGCCCACCCCGAACTGCTGGCCGCCGACGCCGTCGTGATCGGTGACGCGGGCAACTTCCGTACGGGCCTGCCGACGGTCACCGCGACCCTGCGCGGCATGTGCCTGCTGAAGGTCAAGATCGACACCCTGGGCGGCAACCTGCACTCCGGCATGTTCGGCGGGGCCGCCCCCGACGCGATGGCCGCCCTGATCCAACTGCTGGCCTCGCTGCGCGCGCCGGACGGCTCGACCACGGTGGACGGGCTGGCTTCGGACGGTGTGTGGGAGGGGCTCCAGTACCCGGAGGCCGACTACCGCTCCGACGCGAAGGTGCTCGACGGGGTCGAGCTGATCGGCGAGGGCACGATCGCGGACCGGCTGTGGTCCCGGCCGGCCGTCACCGTGCTGGCCATCGACTCCCCGCCGCTGGCCAGTGCCACCCCCTCGGTGCACGCGAGCGCGGGCGCGCTGGTGAGCCTGCGGGTGCCGCCGGGCGTGGACACGGCGGAGGCGATCAAGCTGCTGGAGGCCCACCTGGTGGCGCACACCCCGTGGAAGGCGCGTCTGGAGCTCGAAGTCGTCGGCCAGGGACAGCCGTTCCAGGCGGACACGGACAGCCCGGCGTACGCCTCGATGGCGCAGGCCATGAAGGCGGCCTACCCGGGCCAGGAGATGCAGATCAGCGGCATGGGCGGCTCCATCCCCCTGTGCAACACGCTGACGGAGCTGTACCCGGACGCGGAGATGCTGCTCATCGGCCTGAGCGAGCCGGAGGCGCAGATCCACGCGGTGAACGAGAGCGTCTCCCCCGAGGAGCTGGAGCGCCTGTCGGTCACGGAGGCGCTGTTCCTCGTCAACTACGCGGAGTCCAAGCGCGCCTGA